A single genomic interval of Neisseria leonii harbors:
- the gltA gene encoding citrate synthase: protein MSQSIKVTVEGKDNIELPVLKGTLGHDVVDIRTFTKASGMFTFDPGFVSTASCESKITFIDGDKGQLYYRGYPIEQLAEHSDYLETCYLLIYGELPTAEQKAEFERTVSRHTMVHEQLTWFFRGFRRDAHPMAMMVGVVGALAAFYQDSLDISNAEHRRVAEYRLISKIPTIAAMCYRYSNGLPFNFPKNDLSYTANFMHMMFATPCEDYKPNPVLVRALDRIFILHADHEQNASTSTVRLAGSSGANPFACISAGIASLWGPAHGGANEAVLKMLDEIGDVSRVPEFMEGVKERKYRLMGFGHRVYRNMDPRANIMRETCYEVLKELGLENDPKFKLAMALEKIALEDEFFIERKLYPNVDFYSGIVLSALGIPVSMFTVIFALARTVGWISHWHEMIADPGHKISRPRQLYTGATRRDYVPVEKR from the coding sequence ATGTCTCAATCAATCAAAGTAACCGTCGAAGGCAAAGACAATATCGAACTGCCGGTATTGAAAGGCACACTCGGACACGACGTGGTCGATATCCGCACGTTTACCAAAGCCAGCGGCATGTTCACTTTCGACCCCGGCTTTGTCTCAACGGCAAGCTGCGAATCCAAAATTACCTTTATCGACGGCGACAAAGGCCAGCTCTACTACCGCGGCTACCCCATCGAACAGTTGGCCGAGCACAGCGACTACTTGGAAACCTGCTATCTTCTGATCTACGGCGAACTGCCCACCGCCGAACAAAAAGCCGAATTCGAACGTACCGTTTCCCGACACACCATGGTACACGAGCAGCTGACTTGGTTCTTCCGCGGTTTCCGCCGTGATGCACACCCGATGGCCATGATGGTAGGCGTGGTCGGTGCCTTGGCTGCTTTCTATCAAGACAGTCTGGACATCAGCAACGCCGAACACCGCCGCGTTGCCGAATACCGCCTGATTTCCAAAATTCCGACCATCGCGGCCATGTGCTACCGTTACTCCAACGGCCTGCCGTTCAACTTCCCGAAAAACGACCTGTCTTACACCGCAAACTTCATGCACATGATGTTTGCCACACCGTGCGAAGACTACAAACCGAATCCTGTTCTGGTGCGCGCATTGGATCGCATCTTTATCCTGCATGCCGACCACGAACAAAATGCTTCTACTTCAACCGTCCGCTTGGCCGGTTCTTCCGGTGCCAACCCGTTTGCCTGCATCTCGGCCGGCATTGCCAGCCTGTGGGGTCCTGCACACGGCGGTGCAAACGAAGCCGTGCTGAAAATGCTGGACGAAATTGGCGATGTATCCCGTGTGCCTGAATTTATGGAAGGCGTGAAAGAACGCAAATACCGCCTGATGGGCTTCGGCCACCGCGTTTACCGCAATATGGATCCGCGCGCCAACATCATGCGTGAAACCTGCTACGAAGTACTCAAAGAATTGGGCTTGGAAAACGATCCGAAGTTCAAACTGGCGATGGCATTGGAAAAGATCGCCTTGGAAGACGAGTTCTTTATCGAACGCAAACTGTATCCGAATGTAGATTTCTATTCCGGCATCGTCCTGTCTGCCTTAGGCATTCCGGTATCCATGTTCACCGTTATCTTCGCTCTCGCACGTACCGTCGGCTGGATCTCTCATTGGCACGAAATGATTGCCGATCCGGGTCACAAAATCAGCCGCCCGCGCCAGTTGTACACCGGTGCAACCCGTCGCGATTACGTTCCGGTCGAAAAACGCTAA
- a CDS encoding succinate dehydrogenase assembly factor 2, translating to MVTFDETAKRRIRFLTRRGLLELDIVLGRFMQAEFDRLSDEELSVFVEILDLPDPEFLALVNEKEVCNNPAFLPLLDKIRQAKAV from the coding sequence ATGGTAACTTTCGATGAGACAGCGAAGCGGCGCATCCGCTTCCTGACACGCCGCGGACTGCTCGAGCTCGACATCGTGCTCGGGCGGTTTATGCAGGCCGAGTTCGACCGTCTAAGTGATGAAGAACTCAGCGTTTTTGTCGAAATCCTCGACTTGCCCGATCCGGAATTTCTGGCTTTGGTCAATGAGAAGGAAGTTTGCAACAACCCCGCGTTTTTACCCCTGTTGGATAAAATCAGACAAGCCAAGGCCGTCTGA
- the yegQ gene encoding tRNA 5-hydroxyuridine modification protein YegQ: MKAPELLLPAGGLERMRAAYDYGADAVYAGSPRYSLRARNNEFAKLDVLAQGISEAHERGKLFYLTVNTLPHNSKLKTFAADMEPLIAMKPDALIMADPGLIMTVREKWPHMPVHLSVQANTTNYWGVKFWQKIGVERIILSRELSMDEIAEIRQECPDIELEVFVHGALCIAYSGRCLLSGYFNHRDSNQGTCTNSCRWDYKVHNSETDEMGDARLLQGFDFQQAQQQADAAFEGINGQIRHPEANKVFLIEEANRPGEMMPIMEDEHGTYIMNSKDLRAIEQVAKLAQIGVDSLKVEGRTKSLYYVARVAQSYRKAIDDAVAGRPFDYTLLAELEGLANRGYTPGFLERHQTKEYQNYLSGHSTAKQSQYVGHVLMVDDAGWATVEVKNRFAVGDTLEIIHPTGNRTVVLEAMRRKGKTVDVAPGNGIQVEIPDMQGREKALLARVMQP; encoded by the coding sequence ATGAAAGCTCCCGAACTTCTGCTGCCGGCCGGCGGCTTGGAAAGAATGCGTGCCGCCTATGATTACGGTGCCGATGCGGTTTACGCCGGTTCACCGCGCTATTCGTTGCGGGCACGCAACAATGAGTTTGCCAAACTCGACGTATTGGCACAAGGCATCAGTGAGGCGCATGAGCGCGGCAAGCTCTTTTATCTGACAGTCAATACCCTGCCTCATAACAGCAAGTTGAAAACATTCGCGGCGGATATGGAACCGCTGATTGCCATGAAGCCTGATGCACTGATTATGGCTGATCCCGGCCTGATTATGACGGTGCGCGAAAAATGGCCGCATATGCCGGTACATTTGTCGGTGCAGGCTAATACCACCAACTATTGGGGGGTCAAGTTCTGGCAGAAAATCGGTGTCGAACGGATTATCCTGTCGCGCGAACTGAGCATGGACGAAATTGCCGAAATCCGGCAGGAATGTCCCGACATCGAGCTGGAAGTGTTTGTGCACGGTGCTTTGTGTATTGCCTATTCAGGCCGTTGCCTGCTGTCTGGCTACTTCAACCACCGCGATTCCAATCAGGGAACGTGTACCAATTCCTGCCGCTGGGATTACAAGGTACACAACAGCGAGACTGATGAAATGGGTGATGCCCGCCTGTTGCAGGGATTTGATTTCCAGCAGGCACAGCAGCAGGCCGATGCGGCATTTGAGGGCATCAACGGTCAAATCCGCCACCCCGAAGCCAATAAAGTCTTTTTGATTGAAGAAGCCAACCGCCCCGGCGAGATGATGCCGATTATGGAGGACGAACACGGCACCTACATCATGAATTCCAAAGATTTGCGCGCCATTGAACAAGTGGCGAAGCTGGCACAAATCGGTGTGGACAGCCTGAAAGTGGAAGGGCGTACCAAATCGCTTTACTATGTGGCGCGTGTGGCGCAGTCCTACCGTAAAGCCATTGATGATGCCGTTGCCGGCCGGCCGTTTGACTACACCCTGCTGGCTGAGTTGGAAGGCTTGGCCAACCGCGGCTATACCCCCGGTTTTTTGGAACGGCACCAAACCAAAGAATATCAAAACTATTTGAGCGGTCATTCTACGGCCAAGCAGAGCCAATATGTCGGTCATGTTTTGATGGTTGATGATGCGGGCTGGGCAACGGTAGAAGTGAAAAACCGTTTTGCTGTCGGTGATACTTTGGAGATTATCCACCCGACGGGTAACCGAACCGTTGTTTTAGAAGCGATGCGCCGCAAAGGGAAAACGGTTGATGTGGCACCGGGGAACGGCATTCAGGTGGAAATTCCCGATATGCAGGGTCGGGAAAAAGCATTGTTGGCACGCGTTATGCAGCCCTGA